From a region of the Brevibacterium siliguriense genome:
- a CDS encoding patatin-like phospholipase family protein, which yields MAMTDLVLEGGGAKLPGLVGAVEALVDGGYHFHRIAGTSAGAIVGALTAAGISASSLRQQVLEQDFTEFEDLPPAFRLFPWLGRLQGLLLHKGMYVGQALHDFLASALADHGVRTWGDLKLHDPGSAIPPERSYRLVVIVSDVSRGRMLRLPWDYEGALGVDADSQSVAEAVCASAASPFFFRPRGLPARPDVAGGDSVLGADGGLLSNFPVDVFDRKDAKPARWPTFGVMLSARQTAAAEWQPNATTFQYAKSLLTTMLNAHDRRHIDDPSVTERTVFVDTTGHSSTNFALTTADKLDLVSAGRSAGEKFLTDWDWTRWKEHFDRK from the coding sequence CTTCCACCGAATCGCCGGCACCTCGGCCGGGGCCATCGTCGGTGCGCTGACCGCGGCGGGGATCTCAGCATCGAGCCTGCGGCAGCAGGTCCTCGAGCAGGACTTCACCGAGTTCGAGGACCTGCCACCAGCCTTCCGCCTCTTCCCCTGGCTGGGGCGATTACAAGGACTGCTGCTGCACAAGGGGATGTATGTAGGGCAGGCGCTTCACGACTTCCTCGCCTCGGCGTTGGCCGATCACGGAGTGCGCACGTGGGGTGACCTCAAGCTCCACGATCCTGGCAGTGCGATCCCGCCCGAGCGGTCGTATCGGCTCGTCGTCATCGTCTCCGATGTTTCCCGCGGTCGTATGCTCCGCCTGCCCTGGGACTACGAAGGTGCCCTCGGTGTCGATGCGGACAGTCAGTCCGTCGCCGAGGCGGTGTGCGCCTCGGCGGCCAGTCCGTTCTTCTTCCGGCCGCGCGGTCTGCCCGCCCGGCCGGACGTGGCCGGCGGCGACTCCGTCCTCGGTGCCGACGGCGGACTGCTGTCGAACTTTCCCGTCGACGTCTTCGACCGCAAGGACGCGAAACCTGCTCGCTGGCCGACCTTCGGTGTCATGCTCTCGGCCCGGCAGACTGCGGCTGCGGAATGGCAGCCGAATGCGACGACCTTCCAATACGCGAAGTCGCTGCTGACCACCATGCTCAACGCCCACGACCGCAGACACATCGACGATCCCTCGGTGACCGAACGGACTGTGTTCGTCGACACGACCGGCCACAGCAGCACGAACTTCGCACTGACGACTGCCGACAAGCTCGACCTCGTCTCGGCGGGTCGAAGTGCCGGGGAGAAGTTTCTGACCGATTGGGACTGGACACGGTGGAAGGAGCACTTCGATCGGAAGTGA
- a CDS encoding isocitrate lyase/PEP mutase family protein has protein sequence MTSFRKLHVPGDPFILPCAWDVASAQLFAEAGHPATGTTNLGVAAPIGAADEDRETLTATASLVTALRRTLPDLPLTCDFEDGYGDDPESVVAVVRETFAADSAAGLIVDGINIQDPRQGQMHDPAALAAKASALKDAFPELFVNARIDTFWVGGDNFGEVICRIDAYVDAGADGLFVPGGLDLETIETITGHSRVAVNVAGQSAEFAVQSRRGGSGADQHRIAALPRGDV, from the coding sequence ATGACATCCTTTCGCAAGCTCCACGTCCCCGGCGACCCGTTCATCCTGCCGTGCGCCTGGGACGTGGCCAGTGCGCAGTTATTCGCTGAGGCGGGACACCCGGCCACCGGAACGACGAATCTGGGCGTCGCCGCACCCATCGGTGCCGCCGATGAGGACCGGGAAACCCTCACCGCAACCGCGAGCCTGGTCACAGCCCTGCGACGCACGCTGCCGGACCTGCCGCTGACCTGCGATTTCGAAGACGGCTATGGTGACGATCCCGAATCCGTCGTGGCAGTCGTACGTGAGACCTTCGCCGCCGATTCAGCCGCCGGGCTCATAGTCGACGGCATCAACATCCAGGACCCGCGCCAAGGCCAGATGCACGACCCGGCCGCTCTGGCTGCGAAGGCCAGCGCGCTCAAAGACGCGTTCCCTGAACTGTTCGTCAACGCACGGATCGATACTTTCTGGGTCGGGGGCGACAACTTCGGCGAGGTGATCTGCCGCATCGACGCCTATGTCGATGCGGGTGCCGACGGCCTCTTCGTCCCCGGCGGACTCGATCTCGAGACGATCGAGACGATCACCGGCCACAGCCGAGTTGCGGTGAATGTTGCTGGCCAGTCCGCGGAATTCGCTGTCCAGTCTCGCCGAGGCGGGAGTGGGGCGGATCAGCATCGGATCGCTGCTCTACCGCGCGGCGATGTCTGA
- the mgtE gene encoding magnesium transporter → MADTTEGTEAADRLESALTSRIDPGTLDEIAGLARQVPRAEIARLVHTSTPLQSAMLFRVLTKEEALDVFEDLPPAYQAELIGNLREPEVADIVEGLDPDDRAELFGELPASVASRLMKGLTPDERSMTSAVLGYPKSAIGRYMSPEVLGIHEDWTAAQAMEVVRARIDGPETVYLLPVVGPGRVLRGVVSLRNLLAADEDTVIEDMVRDSLSTHALTDREEASREFLSHRLIAMPVTDQEERLVGILTMDDVLDIVDEEDAEDLARGSGTEPLDRSYLWSTIIHLVKSRIVWLLVLAVSAILTVQVLEVYEDRLDQVVILALFIPLLTGTGGNTGNQAATTVTRALAVGEVRVRDLGRVIWRELRVGAVLGSVLGALGFVIAGLVYGWAIGLVIGLTLLSVCIMAATVGGLMPIIAKKVGADPAVFSNPFISTFCDATGLIIYFTIATTVLGLS, encoded by the coding sequence GTGGCCGATACGACAGAGGGCACCGAGGCGGCCGACCGACTCGAATCCGCACTCACCAGCAGAATCGATCCCGGTACTCTCGACGAGATCGCCGGCCTCGCCCGGCAGGTTCCGCGCGCCGAGATCGCCCGCCTTGTCCACACCTCGACCCCGCTGCAGTCGGCGATGCTCTTCCGAGTCCTGACGAAGGAGGAGGCTCTCGACGTATTCGAGGATCTGCCTCCGGCCTATCAGGCCGAGCTCATCGGCAATCTCCGCGAACCTGAAGTCGCCGATATCGTCGAGGGCCTCGACCCCGATGACCGTGCCGAACTCTTCGGCGAGCTGCCCGCGAGTGTGGCCAGTCGCCTCATGAAGGGACTGACGCCGGACGAGCGGTCGATGACGTCTGCGGTGCTCGGCTACCCGAAGTCCGCGATCGGTCGATACATGTCTCCGGAGGTCCTCGGCATCCACGAGGATTGGACGGCTGCCCAGGCGATGGAGGTCGTCCGCGCCCGCATCGACGGCCCCGAGACCGTCTATCTGCTGCCCGTCGTCGGTCCCGGCCGGGTGCTGCGGGGAGTGGTGTCGCTGCGCAACCTCCTCGCCGCCGACGAGGATACGGTCATCGAGGACATGGTGCGTGACTCACTGAGCACTCATGCGCTGACCGACCGTGAGGAAGCCTCGCGTGAATTCCTCTCCCACCGGCTCATCGCGATGCCCGTGACCGACCAGGAGGAGCGGCTCGTCGGCATCCTCACCATGGACGACGTCCTCGACATCGTCGATGAGGAGGACGCGGAGGACCTCGCCCGCGGGTCCGGTACGGAGCCGCTGGATCGGTCCTACCTGTGGTCGACCATCATCCATCTGGTCAAGAGCCGTATCGTGTGGCTGCTCGTCCTCGCCGTGTCCGCGATCCTCACCGTCCAGGTCCTCGAGGTCTATGAGGACCGGCTCGATCAGGTTGTCATCCTCGCCCTCTTCATTCCGCTGCTCACCGGCACGGGAGGCAACACCGGCAATCAGGCGGCCACGACCGTCACCCGCGCCCTGGCCGTCGGTGAGGTGCGCGTCCGCGACCTCGGGCGAGTGATCTGGAGAGAGCTGCGTGTGGGCGCGGTGCTCGGCTCCGTGCTCGGCGCTTTGGGTTTCGTCATCGCCGGACTCGTCTACGGTTGGGCGATCGGCCTGGTCATCGGATTGACGCTTCTGTCGGTGTGCATAATGGCCGCGACGGTGGGCGGTCTGATGCCGATCATCGCGAAGAAGGTCGGGGCGGATCCGGCGGTGTTCTCCAACCCGTTCATCTCCACATTCTGCGATGCCACGGGCCTCATCATCTATTTCACGATCGCCACGACGGTGCTCGGCCTGAGCTGA